TCTTTTCCTTCACCATTTCCTCATGAGAAGTccctaaaaaacaaaacaagagaaACACAATATGATAAAGAACGAAATATCATTTTGCAAAACCTAAACCAAATACGTTTTCTGCCGTTTTGGTATTTTGGAATTTAAAAATGATAAAAGCGGTATTCTGGTCACAATATGATAAACTTTTCGTGCTTACCCGTAGCAAATTTCACGATCCATATGGTTCCGGCACTCTTTCCATCTCCAGCAAGAATTTCGAAACTCTTAAACATATGAGGACAAACTTGAGGAAGCGTGGTCATATCATTCTTTAGAAAACTATAAAACTGATCTGCTGAGCAGTTTTTCAACTCGTCTTCAACATGTAGCTGGTGAATTTCAGTCATTTATCAAATGACCAACTAGCTTACTAGTGTGTGGTATCAGAAACTTAAGAAGGGCTTATCTTATATAGACAAATTTATTCCAGTTTTGCAGTTAGCACTTGGCAGCAAGTTTGTTATATTATCGTTAAGCACGACCTTTAATAAAAGTAAGTGGCACGCACTTCAATCTCCGtgatttctttttcaaaaaagaaagaaaagatctCCATGATTTATCGCTCCCAAACTTTATATGATTCTTAAGCACTCACCTTCTTTACCTGTTATACTGACCTCATATTGTTCATAGCGCGTTTGAATACTAAAAGATATACTTCAGCTTCACCAGAAGTACATAGTAGTCTtcgtttcaaaaaaagaaaaggtgATCTTTGTACTTTCTAAAATGGGTCTTAAAATTTGTATCCAAACTAACTACTTATTGTTTGAATTTTAAAAATCAAAAGATTATTTCTTGATTATATAGAATCCACTTTATATGGATCATCACAAACCTAAAAACGGATCTAAGATGTTTGGACCCAACTCGGAGAAACAAAGATAGCTAGCGGATCAATACTTTGATGCAAAAAAGAGAGGTCAACTGTTTTGTTTCGTAGACCACATATTTGCTAAACATCATGTTTCTCTCACATCCATTTTCTAACCATTCTCCAACCATAGCATTCTTCATCCCTGATAGTGATTAGATTTCTTAGATCCCTTAGTTTCCTAGCCTTAAATCCATTAAAATCCATAGGAATCATGTCCTCAGAACAACGTTTCATCACAATTGATAGGAAGTTTTTTAGAATAACATGTAGTAAGTCCACTCCATCCTCAACCATTACCTTAACTGAGTTTCATTCACATGGAAAACTTAGTGGTTCTTTCACCCATAGCCTAGCCATTAATTTTCAGAAGCTACTCTTTGAAGCAGCAAAGAATGAAGATCTTGGAAGAAAAGTCTGGAAATTTGAAGATAATCAGCAATGGTTCAATGCAACGAAACTCGCCAATGATAAGGGATATTATCTTCAGATTTTTTTATCTAGGCCAAACCCAAAAGCATACCccgtttctttttatatttcatcTGGAGAACGTTTCGAAGGCTGGTTTAACATGGATGATGTAATGGAAtccatcatcaatttttcttcatcaTTGTCAAAACCTAAATCTCAGTTACTTTATCCACAAAACCATTCCACCTCATTTGAGAATTTCACAAGACCTAACATCACATATGCACAATCCCTGTTCCACCAGAATTCAAAACCTAACAAACCAAAGCATCATCCCAAGCAAAAACTTTCACCATTTACCTGTGACCGGTATGCAGCACCATCATCTGCCAAAACAAAGATTTCCAAATATGGAAAATTCATACATATGGACCATAACTCAGCAAACTTAGGAGAATGGGATAAGGCTTTTGTGATTTCTTCTTCTGACAAGGTTAACTCATGGTCGAAATTAGTAAACTGCTTTGTTTTGAACTCAATATTCCGAAACCATTTGAGATATTCCCGATCAATTCAACACAGGCTATCTTCTATGTTGATGAAAACTTTTCCAGGGAAAATCTTGAGTTCCAGTTCATTGTAAACAACATTAGTTATTATGTGTTCTGATGGCATCACAAGATTTGGGGTAGTGTGGCAGAACATCATTATGTTTTTAACATTGAAATTGTGGGAATTCCGTTTCATTATTGGTCTCTGAAACTCATTCATGCTATTGGTGAAATCTGTGGTGAGTTACTTTTGATCGACAAACATACCCTTAAGCTTTCCAACCTTCAAGCCGTGCGAATGAAGATCAGAATTATGAATGGTATTAATGCAATCCCACGAGTAATCAAGATCTTTTGTGGTAATCAAATGTTTACTGCACATATTGCAATAACTGGAAAGTCTTCTCACGCTGACTGTAGTTTCATAATCACACCGTTGAGAGGTCAAGATCCCTGCATATCAGTTACACATGATTTGCGGGATATCATTAATATCAAAAAAAAGGAAGACTCACCAGAATGCCAATATAATAGCGGATGCATGCAGGGAATATTCTCAGTCAAGGGATTCTGGTGCTAATATCACGGAAGTTAAAGATGTAGTAATTCTACGGTGGTTAAAAAACTcagtaaaaaaaggaaaaaaatatcgaGAAAAGCCACACGAAAGTTTGTAGTCCAGGTCTAGCAAAAAGTCCAATATGCGGAGCCGTCATCCAATGTATCTGCAGTGGCAATTTatgtggatgatgatatggacatTGATGTGGTGAGTCATACGGCATCCTTCAAACTCACAGCCCCAGAAATAATTGCACTAAAAGTCTAGAAGATTGTCCCACTGATTTCAAAATCCATGCAGTTCATGCAACAGATAATTCGATCCATGCATATCAAACAGATAATATGATACTTGAAGTAGTAGAATCTGTTGAACCTGTAGCCTTCAACCTCAAAACAATCATCCATGACCTTCTTCAATACCCTAAACCTACATCCATTCACCTACAATACCCTAAACCAACATCTGTCaactttcaaaaccctaaacctaTAACTTTCAcctatcaaaaccctaaacaaacatCTCTTCATCTACCAACTTCATTCAAACACCTAAAAGAAGTTACGAAAGTTTACAGAAACAACAACAACTTACTGCAGCCATAGATTGCATCACCACAGCATACAATGACTCAGATTTCGATTCCAATTTGGATAATGAAAGAAGTTAAACGTCTCTTTGCACTGGGTGTTACACTGAGTATTGGATTTCCAGCAATGGAAAATCACACAAGGAAGTACCTCATCTCTAAGGTATCAAATTCAGGTCATGTCCTCAAACCAATTCCAAATTTACCAATAAAGAAACAAATACATAAGGATTATGTTGTTCAAACCTTTATCAGTATAGAGGATGTTGATATTGTACCTGTGCATGAAGAACGACAAAGCTCTTTACCCTTATTGGGTTTGGAAGATTCTCTTCTATCTTTGGAAGACGACAGCAAACAAACAGCAGAAGAAATTCCACCGGGATTTGAGCATGCAGCAAAAGAATTCGCATATGACACTGATAGTACTTCACTGGAATACCCACCGGGCAATGAGCCAGTAGCAGCAAACTTTGTAGATGATAATGTTTCATCTAGTAATTCTTTAGCAGCAAACCTCTCGGATGATACGAGTTCCAATGACACTTAGTTCCGGTTATACCAAGGAAGTTTAGGAATGAGCTAAGAAGACTGGGGATGTCCATTGAGGTGATTTCTTCACCAACATCCAGAACAAAGAGGTCAGTAAATTCAAGGGGCGAAGTTTGTTTTAAATGAATCTTAAAATTCATACTTGGAATGTAAGGGGATTGAACTCCAATAGAAGAAGAACGGTGGTTCATAAATTCCTGCAGATGATTAGAGCTCCTATCATTATTCTTCAAGAGACAAAGATGATGCAATGTTCTTCTTGGGATATTAAGCAAATATGTGTTTATAAGAATGTAGGTTGGACTCTACAACAATCGTTAGGAAATTCCGGTGGCATGTTAATTCTCTGGGATAGAGATTTTTTGGAAGTAAGTGATTCACTTGTCGGTGAATACACGCTATCAATTTTATGTAAAAATAAGAATGATAACTTCCAGAGGGTGCTTACAAACGTTTATGGACCAAACAATTCAGTGTAGAGGACTAAATTTTGGCTAGAACTCGATAACGTTTGTAGATATTGGATTAATATTCCATGGTGTATTGGGGGTGACTTCAACACAACTGTGAAGTGTGGTGAAAAAAATAATTGTAAGAGGATTACAAGAAGTATGAGAAAGTTCAACAAATTTATAGTTGAGCACGATATCATTGACTTGCCTCTGAAGGGTGCAAGATACACTTGGTCGAATGGACAATCAAATCCGGTTATGTGCAGGTTAGACAAGTTTCTCATTTCCCCATCTTTGGAACAATATTACCCTTTCTTTACCCAGTTAGATAAATCCAGACCTAAATACGATCACATTCCACTCCTTCTAGACATTTCTAACCCTTCCTGGGGACCTAGTCCTTTTAGGTTTGAAGCTATGTGGTTCATGGAGAATGGTTTCTTACAATTACTGGAAGATTGGtggctttctttttgttttgcaggtacaccTAGTACAGTGCTTTGGTTGAAGTTAAAAGCACTTAAGGAAAAGCTAAAAGTCTGGAACAAAGAAGTTTTTGGACACACAACCACAAAGCTCAATATCATTCTCTCGAATATTCAAACTCTAGATTTGCTAGGAGAAGATAATGGTCTCACAGAAGAAGAGCGGAATGTGCATATACAAAATAAAGCGGAATTCGAAAGAATTTCTAAAATGGAGGAGACGTCATGGGaaattaaatcaaaaaccaaatggcTACAAGATGGAGACCGAAACACTTCATTTTTCATCAGCAATGCCTCTGCGAGACGTAGATACAATAGAATAAGGCAGTTATACGTCGACAATGAACTTGTGTCTGATAGGAAGAGGTTACAAGAACATATTGTGGGTTTTTACAAGACACTTTTCACTGAAGAAGAAATTAGGCCTGATTTAGAAGGGATTGATTTTGATTCCATCACTGCTACATAAGCTATTATCTTAGATTCTGATTTTAATGAAGATGAGGTCGTACGTGCCATCAAGGACTTAGGAAATGACAAAGCTCCGGGTCCAGACGGATTTCCAATTATTTTCTTTCAGAAGTGTTGGCATTTCATCAAAGGAGATTTTATGGCTACGGTGAATGAATTTTGTACCACAAGTaatattaattctaagcataattcTACTTTTATTACTCTTATACCGAAAAAGGATCACATCGAAACAATCAAGGATTGTAGACCTATATGTCTCCTTACTAGTGTTTACAAGATCATTGCCAAGGTGTTATCCACGAGACTTAAACTTGTCATGGATAAACTCATATCCCCGGTGCAATGCGCGTATATCGAAGGCAGACAAATTATCGATGGTACCCTAATAGCCAACGAGTTGGTAGATTCTAGACTAAGGTCTGGGAATGCTGGAATTTTATGCAAAATTGATCTGGAGAAGGCGTTTGATAAAATAAATTGGAATTATCTTGAATCTGTGCTTATTCAAATGGGGTTTACCTCAAAATGGCGCAACTGGTTGAGGTTCTGTTATGCTACTTCATCATTTTCAGTTTTAATTAATGGATCTTCTTTTGGTTACTTCACAAGTACAAGAGGAGTTCGACAGGGATGCCCTGTTTCTCCTCTTTTGTTCAACATTGCGATGGAGGGTTTTTCCAGATATATAGATAGAGTTGCGAATCAGGGTCTTTTCAGCGGTTTCTCAGTCACACCTACAAGTATCATAGTGAATCACCTTCATTATGCAGATGATACGATTTTCTTTGTTGAAAATAACAAGGAGCAATTACATAATTTGTTTTCAGCTTTACAGTGTTTTGAGTACATTGCAGGTTTAAAGGTAAACACTGCCAAGACAAGGCTTATTTCTGTTGGAAAAGTCCCAAACTTAGCCTTGTGGGCTGAGGAATTCGGTTGTGCAATAGACTGTTTACCTTTCCAGTATTTGGGAATGCCGTTAGGTGCTAAATCCAGTTCGAAGAGAATTTGGGACCCAATTATAGAGAAATTCGACGCCAGATTATCCGTCTGGAGACGTATTTCTTTATCAAAGGGAGGTAAGCTCGTTCTTATCAAATGCATCTTGTCATCTCTTCCAACATATTATTTTTCGTTGTTCAAAGCACCAATTTCTGTTATTAAAATCCTCGAAAAGAAGATCGCAATTTCTTATGGGAATATAAAGATGGAGTAAAGACTTCTCATTTGGTTAACTGGAATTTAGTCTGCGCTACTAAAGAAAAAGGCGGGCTAGGTGTGTGTAACCTGAGATTAATGAATTTATCTTTGCTTGCAAAATGGTGTTGGAGGTTTGGTGTCGAAAAGAGCAAGCTATGGCACAAGATAATAGACGAGAAATATGGCTCAGAGTTTTCTTATTGGAATCCCGGTAAAATTGCTACAACATATGGTACCTCTTGTTGGCGAGCCATTGCGGAAACTGCTAATCTTGTGAGTGCCAATTCTACCTTATACTTACATTCAGGTAGTTTAATTTCTTTTTGGAATGACATTTGGTGTGCAGATTTGTCATTAGCAAAAGCACATCCTAATCTTTATAAGCTTTCCCGGGATAAACATATAACAGTTGTTGTAATGATATCTTTATAAGGTGGTTGGAAGTTTGATTTTAGGCGTGTTCTTTCAAATACAGAGGTGGTGGAATTTTCTACACTACTTACCATTATAGGGGACAATCCACCTACTCAAGATGATCTGACAGATACTCGCAGATGGAAACTTAACTACACAGGAGTTTTTACTGTGAAATCACTATATGCTTAGTGGCAGAAGATGGAGTTAATCACTTTCCTTATTCGTTCATTTGGAAGACGGCAATACCACCAAAGATTAATATCTTAATGTGGTGTTTGATTCACGGTAAACTGAATACAATTGATATCTTGCAACACAAAGGTATGGATCTCCATAATTCTTGTGTTCTGTGTGGAATTGGTGTAGAATCTCAGGATCATTTATTCTTACATTGTAAGATTGCTTATAAGATTTGGTCGAGCATTCTGCTTAATACAGGTTGGAGTTGGGTTTTACCGGGTTCCATGAGAATTTTGGCAGAAAGTTGGCACCATAATCATTTTTCCCCTACAGGGAATTATATTTGGGATCTAATACCAGCAGCGGTTGTTAATACAATTTGGAATGAAAGGAACTGCAGAGTTTTGAGGAACAATATAtttacaaaacagatgatgatTTGGTTTTGTCTGTCAAATCCTCTATTTTAGTTTGGGCAGCAGCAACAGGTACACAAGATTTTGTGTCTTCACAGATTCAAAATTGGAACTCTATCTTTTTGTAATTTGCTTATTTGTCCTTTTCTGTTCTACCTATGATAGATTTACATGTACATTCTTCTTCTCTAAATAAAATTTCtctttcgatcaaaaaaaaatagaacACATCAACCGATAAACGTTCGCGCTGCCCATTTTGCTTCTGATAGAACCCAATGAATCTTGGTGGCATTTAAGTATAATTGGGCTACAGAACCTGATTATTACTAGTCCGTTCtaggaaaagtgttactttcatttttttcacTTTGGCCTAAAAATAgaccaaattaaaaaaataaaagtaacatcttttctgaaacggagggagtataagatATTAGACTTGGAAGTCGGTTAGGTCGGGTGTGCAAACTGCTCATCCATGCTTGATGCCTGTCTGATATGATTTGGTTTCCCATCTTATCCCTTTTCGGTGAATAGAACAAATTAATATCTAGATGTGGTGGAAAGATTCCATACACTTTTGCGGGAAATTCATTTTATCCATTCAATTTCGTATACATAATCCATCAACGGAAACTCATTTTTATCGAATGAAGTTGTCCAGATTCCACACATATACAAGTTATGCCACCCACCCACCcccattttttctttttggaaatcgGATATGTATTGAACGACTAGCTCAGATGGCTAGTGTAGTGTGTTAGCTATTTACTTGGACCTATGTGGGGTCTAAACGAGGCTCATGAGAATTATGGGCTTGATTTAAGGTTTCAGCCCAGGAATAAAAATTAACCCTTCCTGGTGAGGGGGGTTGATAGCCATCTAAACTTTAATATAATAGAACAATTTTTCTTCGGCACCATCAAATTTTCGATGAAGGAAATTACTAAATTAAATTACGCTTTACTTATATAAATTtactgtttttatttttatttttaattgctAAATAGAATAATACTTTCTTCGTCGCTAAACAGACGACCTAgatcaagtttgcacaattctaaAAGCAGAGGTTAGAGAATTTTAAAGTATTTTTTTGCAATAATACCCTCATAAATAAtaactccctccgttccattttacttgatgttgtagagtttttcaagtagattaagaaacaacaaagaaaataatttttttccaatTCTATCCATATTAATAACTTCCTAAGAATTTAAATTACCTAGTTTTTAGGTTTATAGATTTAATATAAATTATAAATCCCGTTGTAATTTACTTTGGATAAACCAAATATTCCTCCATGGAATAGATTTAAAAATTGGATTAATTATATGTCTGCTGATTACAATGAGAATTAATGTTATGGTGTGATTCCAAGACAAGGGAAAATCAGTGAGAATTTTGGAAAAATACTTAAACTCTCATCTATTTTGGAACGCAAAAAAACCCTTAAAACATCAAGTAAAACGGAACGGAGGAAGTAATAAACATTGAAATTTATAATTCTCAAACTATACCACGAATATTCGTAAATGTattaccattgaaaagcattttaaaagaTAAAAAGGAGACAGCTTTAGAACTTCATAATTATTTGGATAATTTGTTCAAGGCATTGCCAACTGACCAGAATGAGGAAATCTTTTATCATCTCTCAGTAGGAGTAACAGAGGAAGACAATATAACTTTAATGAAGAAATCTTCTCTCATCTCTCAGTAGGAGTAACATAGGAAGACAACATAACTTTAATGGCCACTCCCTCTCATAAGGAAATTTGGGAGGTGGTCAGAAGTATGAAACCTAACAAATCACCCGGACCAGACGATTTCCCGGTATCTTTTTTTAAACATAATTGGTCTTTAGTTGGATATCAACTAGTGGGATTAATCAAGGAATTTTTGGAAACAAAGAAACTAAATACTGAACTTAACAAAAACTTTTCTCTTCTTAATTCCGAAATGTAAAGAACCAAAATTTGCTTCTGATTTTAGTCTAATTGGCCTTTGTAACACTCTTACAAGGTAATCTCTAAACTGTTAGCTAATAGAATGAAATGCTTGCTGGATAAGCTTTTTTCTCCTTATTAGTCGGCATTTCTGTCTAACGGGCAGGTTTTTGATAATGTCATTGTAGCTCATGAGCCAATTTATGCTATAAACcataagaaaacaaaagaaaaaggctTGGAAGTAAAAATTgatatgtcgaaagctttcgacagagtGAGTTGGGATTTTTTATTAAAGGCTATGGGAAAACTAGGTTTCTGCAAGGATTGGTGTACCTTAATAGGACAACGCATATCCACTGCTTCAATTGCAGTTCTTTTAAATGGTTCAGCAAGAGTTCTTTTTAAACCTTATGAAGGCTAAGACGGGGGAATCCTCTATCCCCCTATCTCTTCCTCATTTGTATGGAGGTGTTTTCGAGATTTTTGATTTcaaaggaaagttcaaaagaagttCAGGGTATAAAAATAAGTATGAACAATACTCGGATTTCTCATCTATTCTTTGCAGACGATTTCGTGATCTTCACCAAGGCAAATCTGCAAAGTTGCAAAAATTTACTAAATGCTCTTCATGAATTTAGTCTGGTGTCAGGGCAAATGGTAAATTTTGAAACATCAGGAATTTTTTTTAGTAAAAAGATACATCATAAGCTGAAAAAGATGATGTCCAAGctgttaaaaataaagaaaatagatATCAAAGATTCTTATTTGGGAGTGCCTTTATTTATtgataaatcaaaaatcaaaacttttgatTTTATTGTAACTagaatggaagaaaggataactGGTTGGAAAAACAAGATTCTTAGCCAAACTAGTAAACTTGTTCTTAACAAGTCAGTCTTTTCTAATATTCctatttaccaaatggagtgttTCAAACTCCCCAAAAAAAATCACAGCTAAGATAAATTCAATTCAAACTGAGTTTTGGTAGGGAAAAGAATCAAATGCCAAGGGCTACTACATAAAATCTTagaaattcttttgcaaacccATCTCCATGGGAGGTTTGGGATTCAAGGATTCCGAAAAAATGAACCAGGCAATGCTAGCAAAGATTTCCTGGAGGATCATATCAGAACCCAATTCATGGTGGATAAAAatgtttaaaaaaaatatttcaaaaaaaaatcttttttggcCATTAAGAAAGCTTCATGATCCTCTTGGATGTGGAACTGCATTATCCAGGGAGCTTCCTTAATTCATAAGCATACTTGTTGGGAGGTACGAGATGGACGGTCCATAAATATATGGACTGACCAATGGATACCTGATCTAGATTTTACTCTAGATCAAATTTGTTCCGAAAGGAACATTCAGTTAACACTTGTATCGGATCTGATTAATCCTGATACTAATAAGTGGAACCAAGACTTAATCACTGCTTCTTTTCCTCATATAATTTCTCAATCTATTATGCATATTAACTTCTTATAGATAAGAATAATATCTTAGAAAAGGAAAAACCTATATGGAAACTCACTAGGAATGGCATCTTCACTGTTAGGTCTTTATATGataaactttgtggaaagaatgATATAAACACATACAATGAGAGATTTTGGAAGAAATTTTGGAAAGGAAAACTGCCACAAGAGTTAAATTGTTCTTatggaaatgtatgaatgatgcACTTCCTATGAGTGAAATTCTTAGTAGACATATGTCTGACGTAGATAACAAATGTATTTTTTGTAAAGAAAATATAGAATTTGTGCATCATCTGCTATTTGATTACTGGTTTGCAAAGTCCATCTGGATGCAACCTCCCTTTGCTGATGGAGGTAGGTATGATACTGCTAGAGACTCTTTCATGGATTACTACAAATGGTGGCAGCTGCAAGGAGAGAATGTAACAGAAATCAATGCGACTAAatgttggttcatttggaaagagAGGTGTAATCGAATCTTCGAATAAAAAAATGTCTCTTCCTTGCAAACTTCTATTATCATATAGAGACACTTAAACTTCTGGAATTACAATGGAAGAAGTTTAACTACTCCAAATGCGGGTCCTACTAGAAGTTTAAATCTTAATGTTCCATGGACACTACCGGATTTTAATTGTTTTAAGCTTAACTATGATGCATCTTGGATTTCTTCCACTGATTATGCTGGTTTTGGCCTAATATTAAGAGATGATGCAGGTAATGGGAGAGAAGTAAAGGAGGGATCTTCATTGTCTCAAGTGCTGAGAAGGCAGAAGCTTTAGCTCTTTTACAGGGAGCTAAATGGGCGAGAGATGAAGGCTTATCGCATTTTTGGCTGGCGGGGGACTATGAAAGGGTTGTAGGTTTCATCCAAGGAAGACTGACTTTGATGGACTAGAGAAATGAGATGGTAGTCAAGTAAGAAGTGCAAATCTTAGCAAACCGCAACAACTTTTTGGGTTTTAAATTTGTCCATAGATCTGGAAACTCTGTGGAAGATAAGTTAGCGTCGGAAGCAAGAAAATCCTCCATTTTTAACACTTAGAAGGAGGATTTTCCATCTTTCCTAAATATTATTCTTAGTAGAGATAAATTAGGTAATCAGGAAGAAGGTAGTAGTACTACCATTAGGTTGTTGTCTACATCTCAGAATTGGGCCTGTCCTGTTTTGATAACATGACAACAGCTTGTGTTGCTTTGTTTATCTCTTGTTTTGTGTTTCGTTTGGGTTTTAATACATTTAacttattctcaaaaaaaaaaaaacattttaaaaactaacttaacgaatataaacgactaccaaattatacatatttcttatactgacaataatcaattaaacGGGTAGTTTTAGAAAATATCCCCTTGTTTAGTGATACAGGTCATCTATTAATGGGacaaattttaaaaatgaataggtcatctatttagggacgGAGTGAGTATAACGGACTACAAGAAACTGGTTTGAAAACTAGCAACAAAATGGGCTCCAACACCTTGCATcagaatcctaaaaaaaaaattaagattaaACAAGCTTTTTaaattaaatttaattttttagtattaattttttaatttttttattgagTTAAGCTAGGGGAAAAAAATATAGCTAACCTCTATGTTTTTTCACATGAGAAACATTCTATTGAATTCGTCGGCTAGGAAAAGTTAAATAAAACGTAACCGAACCACTGTTGAACATCCATTGAATTCATGTGAGAAAAAATAACTAGCCGAGTTCGACTATGAGAAAAAAATCTAAGTCGAACTTCTATGTTGCTTTTAAAAAATGAATAAATTATTGAATCCGGGTAGAAGAAAAAACCAGAGAGTTCGGCTACGAGAAAAGAATTTTTAAAACATTATTCGGTTGAATCCACccaagcgttggcatgtcaagattgattgtcatattttagtatcaaaactcaattagagtctcttgattaagattattagagtcaacttcttcTAAATTAGAGTAGAAagtatagaaatgttgagacatacaaatattactccgaagacctgagatgttacgactacaacgaagacatcaatAGTAAtgatgacttgacttgtttcgtTCATATCATTTCTTTCAAGACGTTTAAGATTCCAAATATAACATGCAAAGattagtattagacttggtcatatatTATGactcatattattatgatcaaagtatcagtGAAGTATATACCACTTGTTGAATGCTTTGACATGATGACAaaatctatgtaacttgttacttgattgtgtatatGTATGATTTCATCCCAAGAAACTATGTTTTATTACATTGATTTAAGGAATTATctttatgaacttgtttcgtaatcgaaaagaaatcaataggtgTTCTGGTACGTTTTTTTTAAAAGATCCATTGGATGTGAGGCCCCTAAGTCCACCTACTTAGGAATATAAGTTAACATTCTACAAACTGAGGCATCAAGGATCCAAAACGTCtatttaaataataataataagaaattcTAAAAATGGATCAACccaaatctaaaccctctctgtgAAAATATATACAGAAATTCCTCTCCAATGATACATATACAGTAGCGTATTGGTTTTCAAACtatgtatatacataaaaaaaaataaagaagaatcaTCCAATCTTGATCATCTTCGCGAACGCTATCGAACCTGTTATCTAAAACTGGAGTGGGAAAcgaatgagcacatcatccccaaTAGGGTGCTCAGAAGAAATATATAACAAACTTTCGAACATTCATCAAAACTATAATGCATGTTGGATGAAAACAAAACGCATTCATCTCGCATGTTAAAGGTTCCtccatataataaaaataataaatactaCCAGGAAAATTTGGGCCTCAGCACCATTCCAGACCGGAAAACATGGAAAAGTCCCCAAAGCACAGAGGTCCTATATATCGGGTTGGCTTACCCGTAATATGAGGAACCATTAACATAAAAGCGAATAACCCTGAAAAACACagataatgaatacaagagagtctGTTATCGATtctcacctcttttgatgaaaagccatgcctacctcgaggaCCGTGTTCCACGtgatcatcctttgaatcgatc
The nucleotide sequence above comes from Papaver somniferum cultivar HN1 unplaced genomic scaffold, ASM357369v1 unplaced-scaffold_115, whole genome shotgun sequence. Encoded proteins:
- the LOC113329172 gene encoding uncharacterized protein LOC113329172; the encoded protein is MRKFNKFIVEHDIIDLPLKGARYTWSNGQSNPVMCRLDKFLISPSLEQYYPFFTQLDKSRPKYDHIPLLLDISNPSWGPSPFRFEAMWFMENGFLQLLEDWWLSFCFAGTPSTVLWLKLKALKEKLKVWNKEVFGHTTTKLNIILSNIQTLDLLGEDNGLTEEERNVHIQNKAEFERISKMEETSWEIKSKTKWLQDGDRNTSFFISNASARRRYNRIRQLYVDNELVSDRKRLQEHIVGFYKTLFTEEEIRPDLEGIDFDSITAT